ATCTGGTTGGCGTGGCCGGGCCAGCGGATGGTCTTGTGATCCAACGTGACGATGCGGCCCGAGAAATCATCTACCAGCGATGCATAGCCGCCCGTCGTGCTGAACGCCTCCATGGTCTGGAAGGGCTCCGGGAAGTGGATCTGTTCGTCGTGGGTGAGGGGGGCGACCGTTTTGACCTCACCGTTTTCGATGACCTGGACCGGGAGTGTGTAGTCGTCCAGAATTTTCTCGGCGGACCACGAGAGGCGGAAGTTGAACGGGGGCTCGGGGTGCATCGGGACGTCTCCGACGCGGATATGGACGGCTTTTACGGAATCAAAATACGCGATGCCCGTTCGGCTCAAGATGTTGACCAGGCCGGGGGCGAGCCCGCAGTTGGGGACGACCCATACGGATTTGCTCTGGGCTTCGGCGTTCAGGGCGAGGATGGCGCGCGTCGTGTCGTCGTCGCCGCCGAGGTCGCAGAAGTGGACGCCGAGGTCCAGGCACAGACGCGCCAGTTGCGGGTTGAGGCGTGGCGGTACGCACCCAATCGCGACATCACATCCCATGAGGATGGACGACAGGATGCGCGGGTCGCGGGCGTCGCTCTGGTAGGAGC
This is a stretch of genomic DNA from Rhodothermales bacterium. It encodes these proteins:
- a CDS encoding saccharopine dehydrogenase C-terminal domain-containing protein gives rise to the protein MKIAVIGAGAIGSAIASDLCTRADVAQIKICDSHARLLQELHDRIDSPKLRSYQSDARDPRILSSILMGCDVAIGCVPPRLNPQLARLCLDLGVHFCDLGGDDDTTRAILALNAEAQSKSVWVVPNCGLAPGLVNILSRTGIAYFDSVKAVHIRVGDVPMHPEPPFNFRLSWSAEKILDDYTLPVQVIENGEVKTVAPLTHDEQIHFPEPFQTMEAFSTTGGYASLVDDFSGRIVTLDHKTIRWPGHANQMRFILGLGFAEPQKIDARTHLTYRDVLVRRLRSRLGGAYKDAVLMRVMICGFKDGRDQTLIYEMVDHFDDASGLSAIQRCTSIPTATIACLLAGRKMPGGGAAPAELVVPAHTFLQALAERGLEISTRWLEGHADVAMKESLPITH